In the genome of Flavobacteriales bacterium, the window TTTCTTCCCCTTTTATCTCGAAAGAAGATCCCATGGGACGGAAATACAATTGGGACGTATTGATAAGCCGGTTACCACTGAAAAACCGGAGTCCGAAATCGGAGCGATCCTCTTCAAACAAAATGAGCGGAAGCGAATCCCATGTAACGTAATCCTTTAGCTCCGCGGTCACGACACGTCCACCCTTGGATGAAATGGTGAGTTTGAGTTTTTCGTTCTCTATCGTAAAATATTCGTCCTTGCCTTCTGCTGCGTTGGCAAAGGCACCTAATGTGTCGGTGCGAAGTTGCAG includes:
- a CDS encoding YidC/Oxa1 family insertase periplasmic-domain containing protein; this translates as MDRNSIIGLLLIGAILVTFSILNQPTKEEVEALERRRDSLELVEKKHAEEAREAIRAQQDQSTMAQTELTDSAKLQLRTDTLGAFANAAEGKDEYFTIENEKLKLTISSKGGRVVTAELKDYVTWDSLPLILFEEDRSDFGLRFFSGNRLINTSQLYFRPMGSSFEIKGEE